A part of Candidatus Zymogenus saltonus genomic DNA contains:
- a CDS encoding SHOCT domain-containing protein → MIVGFILVIALLVLLFFVYQRGGLDFLRGGENPGEILDRRYAAGEITEEEYKRMKNTLNT, encoded by the coding sequence ATGATTGTAGGTTTTATATTAGTGATAGCGCTTCTGGTTCTTCTCTTTTTTGTTTATCAGAGGGGAGGACTCGATTTCCTGAGGGGGGGAGAAAACCCAGGGGAGATTCTCGACCGGCGCTACGCCGCGGGCGAGATCACGGAAGAGGAATACAAGCGGATGAAAAACACGTTAAACACATAA